The genomic region TCCGAGCACCGGTCTTCGGCGAGCGGGCAGCGGGGGGCGAGGCGACAGCCTGTAGGTACGGCAGAAGCATCCCGCACGTCGACCGCGAGTTCGAGAGGGTCCGGGGGATCCGGCAAGCTACTGGCCGTGAGCAGCGCCCGTGTGTAGGGATGGGCGGGTCGGGCCACGATATCGGAGGCAGTCCCTTCCTCGACTATCTGGCCCAGGTAGATCACCAGGATGCGGTCTGCGACGTAGGAGATGACATCGA from bacterium harbors:
- a CDS encoding oligopeptide ABC transporter ATP-binding protein is translated as DVISYVADRILVIYLGQIVEEGTASDIVARPAHPYTRALLTASSLPDPPDPLELAVDVRDASAVPTGCRLAPRCPLAEDRCSEPQHLVASDGRSARCWKAESALH